The genomic DNA ggaggaaaggaagggagaaggaaggaaggaaggaaaggaggaacgaagggaggcaggaagggagggaggaagatggaagggaaggagaaaaggaagggaggaagaaggaaggaaggaacggaggaaggaagggaaggaggaaaggaagggaggatggaagaaggaaggaagggaggaaatgaggaatgaaggaagggaggaagaaacgatggaagggaggaaggaagaaaggaaaggaggaaagaaggaagggaggacaaaggaagagaaggatgaaagaaggaaggatggaagaagggaggaaaggaggaagaagtaagggaagaaatggaggaaaggaggaaggaaggaaggaaggaagggagggaggaagaaaggatggaagggaggaagaagggaaggaaaggaagagagaaggaagggaggaagaagtaagggaaggaaggaagaaagggaggaagggaggaaaggagggaggaagaaaggatggaagggaggaaggaaggaaaggaagagagaaggaagggatggaggaaaggaagggaggaaaggagggtggaaggaaggacagaaggaaggaagggaggaaggaaggaaggaaaggaggatagaaggaagtaaaggaggaaagaaggaacagttttAAACCCTCTGGACCGTAGAGCAGCAGGCTGTGATGTTTGTGTCTCTGGTTTCTGTCCTCAGGCTGAAGCTCCGTCTCCTCAGCAGCAGTGACGTCGCCTCAGACTCCAGGTGTTAGTCTGCACCCGGCCCGTATGCGGCTCGTCCAGGGCCCGGCCTAATTCCTggtgctcctcctcctcttcctcctccctcctttccctaccctcccccttcccccccccttccctgcccctccctcctccacccttCCCACCCCCCCCGGGCGGTGGCCCCCCTACAGGTGGATGAATGAAGACCCCATTCAAGAGCCCATCGGCCCCGCGGCCCCGACCAGACGGGGGTGAGTCAccgacacacacaaaaaactacGACTCCCAGGATGCATTTCACTATCAGACACCCAATCGCAGAGCTTCACGTGCAGCAGCTTCAGTAACCATGGAGACAGGTTGAAGCAGTCTGactcatatctgtgtgtgtctgtgtgtgtgtgtgtgtgtgtgtgtgtctctctctctatatgtgtgtgtgtgtgtgtgtgtgtgtgtgtgtgtgtgtgtgtgtgtctgtctctgtgtgtgtgtgtgtgtgtgtgtgtgtgtgtgtgtgtgtgtctctctctgtgtgtgtctctctctctctgtgtgtgtgtgtgtgtgtgtgtgtgtgtgtgtgtgtgtgtgtctctctctctctatgtgtgtgtgtgtgtgtgtgtgtgtgtgtgtgtgtctctctctctatatgtgtgtgtgtgtgtgtgtgtgtctctctctctctgtgtgtgtgtgtgtgtctctctctatgtgtctgtgtgtgtgtgtgtctgtgtgtgtgtgtgtgtgtgtctctgtgtgtgtgtgtgtctgtctctgtgtgtgtgtgtgtgtgtgtgtgtctctgtgtgtgtgtctctgtgtgtgtgtgtgtgtgtgtgtgtgtctctgtgtgtgtgtgtgtgtgtgtgtgtgtgtgtgtgtgtgtctgtgtgtgtctctgtgtgtgtgtgtgtctgtctctgtgtgtgtgtgtgtgtgtgtgtgtgtgtgtgtgtctgtgtgtgtgtgtgtgtgtgtgtgtgtgtgtgtgtgtgtgtgtgtgtgtgtctgtgtgtgtgtgtgtctgtgtgtctctgtgtgtatgtgtgtgtgtgtgtctgtgtgtgtgtgtgtgtgtgtgtgtgtgtgtctgtgtgtgtgtctgtgtgtgtgtgtgtctgtgtgtctctgtgtgtatgtgtgtgtgtgtgtgtgtgtgtgtctgtgtgtgtgtgtgtgtgtgtgtgtgtgtgtttcaggtcaTTCAGGCGTCTCTGCAAacatgatgaagaagaagaattcaCACAAGTaagtcagtttttatttaaagttcttcctcctcttcatcctctcctcttcatcctctcctcttcatcctctcctcttcatcctctcctccgctcctcttcttcctctcctcttcatcctctcctctcctcttcatcctctcctcctctcctctcctcttcatccttcctctcctcttcatcctctcctcttcctcttctcctcttcatcctctgctcttcctctcctctcctcctctcctctcctcttcatcctctcctctcctcttcatgctctcctctcctcttcatcatctcctcttcatcctctcctcttcatcctctcctcttcatcctcttcatcttctctcgtcttcatcctctcctcttcatcctctcctctcctcttcctcctctcctcttcatcttctcctcctctcctgttcatcctctcctcttcatcctctcctcctcttcgtcctctcctcttcatccttcctctcctcttcatcctctcctcttcatcctctccacttccttgtctcctcttcatcctctccgtcctcttcatcctctcctcctctcctcttcatcatctcctcttcatcctctcctatcctcttcatcctctcctctccttttcatcctctcctctcttcctctcctcttcatccttcctctcctcttcatcctctccatcctctcctcttcatcctctcctctccatcctcttctcctcttcatcctcttcatccttcctctcctcttcatcctcttttctcctctcctctcatcttcatcctcttcatcctctcctcttcatcttctcctcttctcttcattttctcctcttcatcctctcctctcctcttcatcctctcctcctctcctcttcatcctctctcctcctatcctcttcatcctctcctcctctcctcttcatcccctcctcttcatcctctcttctcctctcctcttcatcctctcctcttcatccatcctctcctcttcatcctctcctcttcatcctctcatcctcttcatcatctcttctcttcatcctctcctcttcatccttcctctcctcttcatcctctccttttcatcctctcctctcctcttcatcctctcctcttcatcctctcctcttcatcctttcctctcatcttcatcctctcctctcatcttcatcctctcctctcctcttcatcctctcctctcctcttcatcctctcctctcctctcctcttcatcctctcctcctctcctcttcctcctctcctctcctcttcatcctctcctctcctcttcatcctctcctcttcatcctctcctcttcatcatctcctcttcatcctctcctcttcatcctctcctctcctcttcatcctctcctcttcctcctctcctcttcctcctctcctctcctcttcatcctctcctcttcatcctctcctctcctcttcatcctctcctcttcatcctctcctctcctctcatcttcatcctcttcatcctctcctcctctcctcttcatcctctcctctcctcttcatcatctcctcttcatccttctctcctctcctcttcatgctctcctctcctcttcatcctctcctctcctcttcatcttctcctcttcatcctctcctctcctcttcatccttctctcctctcctcttcatcctctcctctcctcttcatccttctctcctctcctcttcatcctctcctctcctcttcatcctctcctctcctctttatcctctcctcctctcctgttcatcctctcctcctctcctcttcatcctctcctcttcatcctcttcatcctctccgtcctctcctcttcatcatctccttttcatcctctcctcttcatcccctcctctcctctcctctcctctcctcttcatcctctcctcttcatcctctcctcttcatcctctcctctcctctcctcctctcctcttcatcctctcctctcctcttcatcctctcctcctctcctctcttcctctcctcttcatccttcctctcctcttcatcctctcctcctctccttttcatcctctcctcttcatcctctcctctcctcttcatcctctcctcctctcctcttcatcccctcctcttcatcccctcctcctctcctttttatcctctcctcttcatcctctcctcttcatcctctcctctcctctttatcctctcctcttcatcctcttctcttcatcctctcctcctctcctcttcatcctctcctcttcatcctctgctcttcctctcctcttcatcctctcctcctcatcctctcctcttcatcctctcctcctgtcctcttcatcctctcctcctcatcctctcctcctcatcctctcctcttcatcctcaccttttcatcctctcctcctctcctcttctcctctcctctgctcttcctctcctcttcatcctctcctcttccttttctcctcttcatcctctgctcttcctctcctctcctcctctcctctcctcttcatcctctcctctcctcttcatgctctcctctcctcttcatcatctcctcttcatcctctcctcttcatcctcttcatcttctctcgtcttcatcctctcctcttcatcctctcctcctctcctcttcatcatctcctcttcatcctctcctcttcatccttttctcctctcctcttcatcctctcctctcctcttcatcctctcctcctctcctgttcatcctctcctgtcctctgctcttcctctcctcctctcctcttcatcatctcctccttatcctctcctcttcatcctctcctctccttttcatcatctcctctcctcttcatccttctctcctctcctcttcatgctctcctctcctcttcatcatctcctcttcatcctctcctctcctcttcatcatctcctcttcatccttctctcctctcctcttcatcatctcctctccatcctcttctcctctcctcctcttctcttcatcctctcctcctctcctcgtcatcatctcctcttcatcctctcttctcctcttcatcctctcctcttcatccttctctcctctcctcttcatcctctcctctcctcttcatcctctccatcctctcctcctctccttttcatcctctcctcctctcctcctctccttttcatcctctcctcctctcctcctcttctcttcatcctctcctcctctcctcttcatcccctcctcttcatcctctcctcctctccttttcatcctctcctctccatcctctcctattcatcctctcctctcctcttcctcctgtcctctcttcctctcctcttcatcctctcctcctcttcatcctctcctctcctcttcctcctcccctgcaGGAAGCAGAGGACCAGCGTTGGTCCCAGTAAACCTCTGGCTCAGCCCAGGAGGAACATCGTTGGCTGCAGGATTCAGCAcatctggaaggaaggaagtgagtcACACTATTCATCTCTGTGTTCAGGAGCTTAAACACAGTGATGCTGCGGcccgtctccatggtaaccggtgagtgtctctgctctgtgtgtgtgtgtgtgtgtgtgcaggtaagTCGTCCCAGTGGAAGGGGACGGTCCTGGATCAGGTTCCTGTCAACCCGTCTCTCTACCTGATCAAATACGACGGCTTCGACTGCATCTACGGTCTGGAGCTGTACAGTGATGAGCGGGTGGTGGGGCTGGAGGTGCTGCCGGACAGAGTGGGTGAGGAACCGAGCATCAGcatatcaatctttatttataaagcaccaaatcacaacagagtcatctcaaggctctttccacatagagcaggttctaaaccgaactcttcaggttttaactttaaagagacccaacattcccacatgagacacagtggagagaaaaaactcagaaccagactcagagtgggagaacagaggagagagagagagaaagaggaaggaggggagagagagagagagagaaagaggaagaggagagagagaaagaggaagaggagagagagagagagagagagagagagagaggaaggaaggaggggagagagagagagagagagagagagaaagaggaaggagaggagagaggaaggagaggagagagagagagagaaagaggaagaggagagagagagagagaaagaggaagaggagagagagagagaggaaggaaaggagagagaggaaggagaggaaggatagagagaggaaggagaggagagagagaagagggaggaaggagaggaaggagaggagagagagaagagggaggaaggagaggagagagaggaaggagaggagagagagagagagaggaaggagaggagagaaagaggaaggatagaggagagagaggagagagagagaggagagagaggaaggagagaagagagagagaggagagagaggaaggagaggagagaaagaggaaggatagaggagagagaggaaggagaggagagagagaggaaggagaggagagagaggggaagaagaggagaggaaggagagaagagagaggaaggagaggagagagaggagagaggaaggagaggagagagaggagagagacagagagaggaaggagaggaggagagaggaaggagaggaggagagaggaaggagaggagagagaggagagagacagagagagaggaagaggaggagagagaggaaggagaggaggagagagaggaaggagaggaggagagaggaaggagaggaggagagaggaaggagaggagagaggaaggagaggagagagaggagagaggaaggagaggagaggagggagagagaggaaggagaggagagagaggaaggagaggagagaggaagaggaggagagagaggaaggagaggaggagagagagaggagagagagaggaaggagaggagaggaaggagagagagagaggagagagagagagaggaaggagaggaggagagaggaaggagaggagagagaggaaggagaggagagagagaggagagagaggaaggagaggagagaggaagagagagaggagagagaggaaggagagagaggagaggggaaggagagagaaagagaggaaggagaggagagagagagagaggaaggagaggagagagagagagaggaaggagaggagagagagagagaggaaggagaggaggaagaggagagaggaaggagagtagagagagaaagaggaaggagagagagagagaaagaggagagaggaaggagaggaagaggaggagagagaaagaggaaggagaggagagagagagagagaggaagaggagagagagcgaggaaggagaggaggagagagagagaggagaggaggagagagaggggaagaggaggagagagaggaagaggagagagagagagaggaaggagaggagagaggaaggagaggagagagagagagagagagaaagaggagagagaggagagagagagagaggaagaggagagagagagagagagaggaaggagaggagagagagagagaggaaggagaggagagaggaaggagaggaagagagaggaggagaccccgtcaaaagagacggggtcagtttgacccgtgaggacgacaggagggttaacgtCGTCTCTCTGCTCAGTCAATAGTTaaatcttcctcttcctcttcctcttcctcttcctcttcctcttcctcctcctcttcctcagctcCGGCCCGTGTGAGCGACTCCCTGCTGGCGGACACGATGATCGGTAAGGCGGTGGAGCACATGTTTGAGACGGAGGAGGGTCCgaaggaggagtggaggggCATGGTGCTGGCCCGAGCCCCCATCATGACCGCCTGGTTCTACATCACCTACGAGAAAGACCCGGTGCTCTACATGTACCAGCTGCTGGACGACTACAAGGAGGGAGACCTGCGCATCATGCCCGACtccagtgagacacacacacactaacacacacacacacacacacacacacacacacacacacacacacacacacacacgctgagacacacacacacacacacacacacacacacacacacacacacacacacacacacacacataaactatTTAACTCATAACATATGTTTCTGTGAGCGTCTCACTCACCCAACATATAAAAACCAGCGTTATTATAGTTTAGAAATGttctttaaagtccgtgtaaagtaagaataaatatgtgtaaatcagccgctgaagccccgccccctaccaagtgtcacctgtcaatcaaagtcactacctctaccagaaacatggacgccaCGTCTGACagctttctgccgctaactcagctgctagctcggtggctagctcagctactggctcagtggctaactcagctgctagctcggtggctagcttaGCTACtggctcagtggctaactcagctgctaacttagctgctagctcagctgctagctaggtggctaactcagctgctagctcggcagctagcttggcggctaacttagctgctagcttggtggctaacttagctgctagctcggcggctaactcagctgctagctcggcagctaactcagctgctagcttagcATTCTTCTAATGTGTAGAAGacaatgtctgaattcactttacacggtctttaacagtaactcatcatctctctctctctctctccccccctcagATGACAGCGTGGCGGCGGAGCGTGAGCCGGGTGAGGTGGTGGACAGCCTGGTGGGGAAGCAGGTGGAGTACGCCAAAGAGGACGGAGGGAAGCGGTCGGGGATGGTGATCCACCAGGTGGAGGCCAAGCCCTCCGTCTACTTCATCAAGTTCGACGACGACTTCCACATCTACGTCTACGACCTGGTGAAGACTTCCTAAGAGCGGGACGGAGAACAGACTTACCGAAACCTGCCTAGACACACTCACCACctgcccccctgccccccccccctctctatctgccccccccccccccatgaagAACATCACCCTGCAGTCTGAGAcgttctttcctcttttcttttttttatgaagcCTTAAGAACGTTAAAAAAAACTCGAAACTAGAAAACCAGCGAGCaggttactgtgtgtgtgtgtgtgtgtgtctctctctctctctctgtgtgtgtgtgtctctgtgtgtctctctctgagtgtgtgtgtgtctctgtgtgtgtgtgtgtgtgtgtgtgtgtgtgtgtgtgtgtgtctctctctgagtgtgtgtgtgtctctgtgtgtgtgtgtgtctctctctctctgtgtgtgtgtctctgtgtgtgtgtgtctttgtgtgtgtgtgtgtgtgtgtgtgtgtgtctctgtgtgtgtgtgtgtgtgtgtgtgtgtgtgtgtctttctctgtgtgtgtgtgtctctgtgtgtgtgtgtgtgtgtgtgtgtgtgtgtgtgtgtctctctctctctctctctctgtgtgtgtgtctctctctttctctctctgtgtgtgtgtgtgtctctctctctctctctctgtgtgtgtgtgtgtgtgtgtgtgtgtgtgtgtgtgtgtgtgtgtgtgtgtctccaaaCCAGCGAGCGTTTCATCATCCAGACTGCAGGAAACTAAACCTGTGTTCATTttaccccacccccccccttcccctggccccccccctcttctcctGAGACCCCCGCCGGACCGCCTGCACCAtgatgatggggggggggggggggggggcaggtgtGAGTCTGGGGGGGTCGATGAAGGGACGCTGACGTTTTTACAGGCGTAACGAGACTATTCTGCTTCCTGTGGgactgaccaatcagagcagagcgccgccccccccccgcccccccccactaactgactctttttattattttaacattttttgcatttttttgtctttttatgtttgAAACGTTTTATTTTAACTTCCTCCAGTttatacttccttccttcagatgCTCAGATATTTACACTTTATAgtttttaaccttccttccttccttccttccttccttcctgttccttcctgttccttccttccttccttccttccttccttccttccttccttccttccttcctgttccttccttccttccttccttccttccttcctgttccttccttccttccttccttccttccttccatctgtcctccctcccttccttccttcctccatcccccttccttccttccttccatctgtccttcctctctccttctctcttcctttccttcttctctctttcctccctcccttccttccttccttcctccctgtcttctttcctttactccttccctccttcctcccttctatattcctttcctccctccctccctccctccctccttccctcactcccttccttcctccatcccccttccttccttccttctgtccttcctccccctaccttccttccttccttacttctttcattcgcccttctgtcattccttcctctctttcgccttccctccttccctccttccttcctccctcctttccttccctccttcctcccttccttccttgactcaaacccatcaggagggttaaatctctCTAACTGAAACTCTGATTACTCATCTCTCTGGTTTCATGTGTCGGATCTTATTTTAGtgtataaagttgtttttttactttcctgatttttttttttttttaataagaagaaaaaaaaaagaagaagttagtttttattattttatgatttcCTAAGATTAGTTGCTGTGTGACGTTTAGGATCAGCTGCTCGTTATTAGAGTCTCACTCGTACGCTGATCTGGAGTCTGACGCACCGAACCGAGAGAAACCGAGTATTTTAAGAGTTTAAGAGTTTTTAAAGcgggggggtcaaacatgaggctcgtGGACCAGAACCGGGCCGCCAAGGGGTCATATCCGGCccactctccttcctgtcttcttttccttccttgtttccttccctttcttccttgcttctttccttccttcctttcttacttcggtccttctttgtttccttccctttcttccttgcttctttccttccttcctgtcttacttctgtccttctttccttaatcttcttttccttcctacccttctgtcatttgtccttctttccttcctttcttacttacttctgtccttctttgtttccttccctttcttccttctgtccttctttgtttccttccctttcttccttccctttcttccttctgtccttttttgtttccttccctttcttccttctgtccttctttgtttccttcctttcttccttctgtcatctgtccttctttccttccttccctttcttccttctgtccttctttgtttcctccctttcttccttctgtacttctttgtttccttccctttcttccttccttccttccttgtcttctttacttcttggtttccttccctctgtccttccttcatcaccttttccttccttcctttcttacctctgtccttctttgtttccttccctttcttccttccttccttccttgtcttctctaCTTCTtggtttccttccctccgtcctttcttccttccatctttccttcatcaccttttccttccttccttgcttccttccttccatccttgtcttctttacttctttgtttccttccctctgtccttccttcatcaccttttcctttcttcctttcctttcttgtcttcttttccttcctaatcccttttccttccttccttccttcctcccttccatctctttaTTGGTCCGGCCCCCTGAGTTTGGCTCCTCTGGTTTAAATTAAGAAcatgatgataaaacatatttaacctTTTCTTCAGTTTTCCGTTATAACTCCGTTAAGCTAGCAGTTAGATATCTGTAAGCTAACAGGAAGTTGGTATAAAGCTAACAGGAAGTTGGTATAAATGTGGAGgatctgtaaaataaaaggtcttttcttcttattgtttattcctacattacccagaaggccttgtgtttttagtttttacatcaGTAGCTCAGTGTGTCAcgttgttggtgtgtgtttgtgcgttaGTGTCGAGCTAGCGCCGCCCAGACGCTAAcgagctgatcagctgatcggcCGTTAACGAGTTAcgatcttttttattttttattttttttaaagcttaaaagtgtaaaaacattcCCGGTTCCTGCTTTGttcaatataaacacacaatatgatgacatcatcgatcTACAGCTGCAGTGattgactgacacacacacacacacacacacacacatatacacacacacacatattcacacttacacacatatacacatacacacacacacatatatacacacacacacatatacacacacacacatatacgcacttatacacacacacacacatatacacacacacacatacacacacacacacatatacacacacacacatacacacacacacacatatatacacacatatacacacacacacttatacacacatacacacacacgcatacacacacacatatacacacacacgcatacacacatacgcacacataaatacacacacacacatacacacacatacacacatatacacacaaatatatacacacacacacaatatgatgacatcaccaaTCTACAGCTGCAGtgattgacacacacacacacacacacatatacacacactcagtgaatcatttgttatttttcagatgTTGTTTCTTTATGGTTCTCATGCTCCATGTTTCTGGCGCAGCTTCGACGCGCTGAGACgtttttatttcatcatgttCGTTTCGTTtcgtttgtttcattttttttgtgccAAACAAGTATTACGTATAAATGTTGTAGCCGTTAAACGAGGCAGGATGTCgatgtttcttcttcttgattaaaaaacatgttGGTTGACGTGTTGACGCGTTCTGGTCCGGCCGACACTTCGTTCGGGTTCAACGGAAAACCACGACGACGCTAACGGGACTGAAAgagacagtttttaaaaatcatcatcatgtgaccCAAACCAGCACCTGAACACCTGAGTGGAGGTAAACCGTAGCCGCCattaagccccgccccctttGTCATGAGTGATGTTCAAGCCACGCCCCCTTGCAATGAGTGCTGTTTAAGCCGTTAAGCCCCGCCCCTTTGTCATGAGTGATGTTTAAGCCACGCCCCCTGTGTCATGAGTGCTGTTTAAGCCCCGCCCTCTTGTCATGAGTGCCgtttaagccccgcccccttgTCATTAGTGCTGTTCTCTGATTGGTTGgatgtttgatttcatgatattttctgttttttgggtttttttggcggcagcagcagcagagagctcTATGAACCACaaactgactgagtgatgaagttaaatctgtctgttcttcttctgctgctgcgtATCGACACGCTGCATAgccaacttcctgtttatatCCGCTGTATATTAtatcttctgttcttcttctcctgtcctGTGtgaaccgtgtgtgtgtgtcgaccaatcagctgtcagGATGAtgctctccatccctccctcctcctctgtgattGGTCGGATTCAGGCgttggggggttttttttccccacgTCCCATAATCCTTTGCTCTGAGGCGACGTAGCTTCACTGTTGCTCGGCAACCAACGAAGAACGTAAAGAGACGCGACGCCTGgatcacagctgtgtgtgtgtgtgtgtgtgtgtat from Scomber japonicus isolate fScoJap1 chromosome 9, fScoJap1.pri, whole genome shotgun sequence includes the following:
- the LOC128364615 gene encoding spindlin-1-like; this encodes MKTPFKSPSAPRPRPDGGHSGVSANMMKKKNSHKKQRTSVGPSKPLAQPRRNIVGCRIQHIWKEGSKSSQWKGTVLDQVPVNPSLYLIKYDGFDCIYGLELYSDERVVGLEVLPDRVAPARVSDSLLADTMIGKAVEHMFETEEGPKEEWRGMVLARAPIMTAWFYITYEKDPVLYMYQLLDDYKEGDLRIMPDSNDSVAAEREPGEVVDSLVGKQVEYAKEDGGKRSGMVIHQVEAKPSVYFIKFDDDFHIYVYDLVKTS